The Cytobacillus firmus genome segment CGGACATTCACGTTTTCATGCTCATCATAGAGCTTCTCAAAAAAATCCATAAGATTCCTCCTTATTTATAATAATATTCTAAATATTATTATAATTCATTTTAGGCTATTTGACAAGTAATTTAAATTTCCCTTACTATTTTAAGTTGTCATAAGATTTTATCTAATGCTAGAATGGAAGAGGATGTTCATTACCATAATTATTGGGATAATGGGGGAAAGAAGTTGGCAGCTAATTCATTTATCAAGCTGGTTCCTTCATCAGCTAAGGAAAATATTTCAACAGAAGAGCTTAAAGAACTTTTTTTTTATTATAGGGATATTACTGGAAAAACAGGCAGCCAGATTAAATGGGAATATGATGATGCTGCTTTTCCTTATGAGATAAAAGAGACGCCTGAAGCAAAAGGAACCTGGTTTTACCTGCATTCTCAACATGACCGATATAACGCCATATTGCTTGGCATTGACAAAGAAAAAGTGAAGGATGAAGACGGTTCTGAACGTGAGCAGTCTTACATACAAGTTACATTGCCGGAAGGTGCTACATTCGGAGATAAAGGCAAAGCAAATGAATTTTGCAAATTTCTCGCTAAAAAACTTCAAGGTGAATTGCACCTTTTCAATGGAAGAGTTATGTATTTTTATAAAAGAAAATAATCGAATTATTTAAAAATGAGAACAGCAGGAGCTGTTCTCATTTTGTTTCCGTGCTGATCAGAACTGGATCAACTGGAGTAAATCCTTTATTCTTAAGCCCCTTCACAATATCCTCTAAGGCTTCTTTTGTCCATTCCCTATCATGCATCAATAAATTTGCACCTTTCGATAAATAAGGTGAATTAACCATTATATCTGCTAAGGCTTCTTTTGATTGATATTCCTTCTCCCAGTCATACCCGTATGTCCAATTCATGAGCACCATGTTTTCAGCTTCAGCAATTTTCCTGCTGTAGTCTGTATTAGACCCGAATGGTGCCCGGAAGAATTTTGGCCTCTCTCCAATAATCTCCTCAACTCGATCATTAAGGCCAACAATTTCTTTATACTGCTGCTCTTCAGGTAAGCTTTTCAGGTTTAGGTGGCTATTTGTGTGATTGCCAATAGCAAAGCCAAGTTCATGAATTTC includes the following:
- a CDS encoding DUF1885 family protein, which gives rise to MAANSFIKLVPSSAKENISTEELKELFFYYRDITGKTGSQIKWEYDDAAFPYEIKETPEAKGTWFYLHSQHDRYNAILLGIDKEKVKDEDGSEREQSYIQVTLPEGATFGDKGKANEFCKFLAKKLQGELHLFNGRVMYFYKRK
- a CDS encoding polysaccharide deacetylase family protein; amino-acid sequence: MRKAIIFICITFVIILTACTDFSAEEDKQSDFEKEEENNLADQSNVPAAKTEKPQADAGENPKEEEVSLPLPQYKINEHNWSIEPINKANSKVVLLTIDDAPDKNALEMARILKKLSAPAIFFVNGHFIDTPEEAKVLKEIHELGFAIGNHTNSHLNLKSLPEEQQYKEIVGLNDRVEEIIGERPKFFRAPFGSNTDYSRKIAEAENMVLMNWTYGYDWEKEYQSKEALADIMVNSPYLSKGANLLMHDREWTKEALEDIVKGLKNKGFTPVDPVLISTETK